TAAGACGAGTGACCAACAGGCGCAATTAATTAATTCATTGCGTCGTTTTAATGTTAGCAATGTTTTAGAAACCTTGGTGGTTGATGATAAGGGACAGATTCTAGCTTCAAGCAACCCCAGCAACCAGGCCAATGTGGGCCAACAAACGACTGATAACATGATCCGTACAGTTCTCTATAATAATACCAGTCTGAGTAAGGAAATGTATGATAATGAAGAGAACTTACGAATTAAACAATATGTTGTCCCTATTTTTTCATCGGATAATTCCGGTCTTTTGATCGGGGTTTTAAGTGTGACGGTCAACATTGAAAGCGTCTACAACCAAGTGCAAAATACGGGATTGATTTATATCACTTCATCGGGCTTGGCCTTGGTCTTTTCCATCTTACTGGCGGTCTTAATCTCTAGAGGGATTACCGGCCCAGTCCAAGAAATGACCAATCAAATTGAGAAGATTGCCGATGGAAATTATAGTGACCAGGTTAAGGTCTATAGTAATGATGAGATGGGTGTTTTAGCCCAGTCGATTAACTATCTATCAGTTCGAGTACGCGAAGCCCAAGAATCCACGGAATCTGAACGCCAACGGCTAGACTCGGTCTTAAAACATATGACCGATGGCGTGATTGCCACTGACCGCCGTAGCCGGGTCATGATTACCAATAACCGGGCCTGTGAATTAATCGGCAAAAAAGAAGCTGAAATTATGGGTCATTCCATTATGGAAGTCCTTAATTTAAGGGATAAATATACTTTCCGTGAGTTATTGAATAGTGAAAGTGATATTTTAATGCATTTTACTTCTGATGATGGCCAAGAATCCATTATTAAGGGTGAGTTATCTGTCATCCAAAGGGAGTCGGGCTATGTCAGTGGTCTAGTTTGGGTCTTAACCGATGTGACTGAGCATGAAAAGATTGAACGTGACCGCCGCCAATTTGTTTCTAATGTTTCTCATGAATTGCGGACGCCCTTGACCAGTGTCAGATCCTACAGTGAAGCCCTGGCTGATGGCGCCCTTAAGGATTCTGAATTAGCGGTAGAATTTCTCGGTGGCATTCGAAGGGAAACCGATCGCATGATTCTAATGATTAGTGACCTCTTGAACCTTTCCAGGATGGACTCTAACCGCCAGGAAATGAACCTGGAATTGATCGATTTCCAAGGCTTAGTCAACCATATCTTGGACCGCTTCGATATGATGATTCAATCAGAGGATTATGTCAATGAAGAATACCATATCCAACGCGAATTAACCAAGTCACCGATCTGGGTGGAGGCTGACCAAGACCGCCTCACCCAAGTGATTGATAATATCTTAAACAACGCTATCAAGTATTCACCGGATGGGGGGACGATTACGGTCCGTCTCATGACCACTCATAACGAGGCCATATTAAGTGTTCAAGACCAAGGACTAGGTATTCCACAAAAAGCTCTTGGACATGTTTTCGACCGTTTTTACCGGGTAGATAAGGCTCGGTCTCGCCAACAAGGTGGTTCAGGACTCGGTTTGGCTATCGCTAAGGAAGTTGTGGAATTACATCACGGAAAAATTTGGGCCAATAGTATTGAGAATAAGGGATCAACCTTCTTTATTTCTCTGCCCTTTGAACCTGATATGGGAGAGGATGATTGGGAATAATGCGAAAATTTTGGACAAACTTGCCTCATTTTCTATTAACCTTTTTAGTCTTACTGAGTATCTTTTTCTCCCTTAATATTATTGGGCCTTTCACTAACTTATCTAGTAATTGGTCAGGGGATGAGGGGATGGAAGCGAAAACCACTGCCCTGACCCCGACTCAAATAGCTAATCCGGGGGATAAGACGCCGCTCTTAAAAGTATTCCGGCCAGTTTCTTTGGT
The nucleotide sequence above comes from Aerococcus urinae. Encoded proteins:
- the walK gene encoding cell wall metabolism sensor histidine kinase WalK — protein: MKEKQEKSKISFLNSIHLKIPLVIILLLLLGLQFAGAYFIQQLEQEMMRSFDDQMNVQIGFLEDSVRPIIQNEDNKTSDQQAQLINSLRRFNVSNVLETLVVDDKGQILASSNPSNQANVGQQTTDNMIRTVLYNNTSLSKEMYDNEENLRIKQYVVPIFSSDNSGLLIGVLSVTVNIESVYNQVQNTGLIYITSSGLALVFSILLAVLISRGITGPVQEMTNQIEKIADGNYSDQVKVYSNDEMGVLAQSINYLSVRVREAQESTESERQRLDSVLKHMTDGVIATDRRSRVMITNNRACELIGKKEAEIMGHSIMEVLNLRDKYTFRELLNSESDILMHFTSDDGQESIIKGELSVIQRESGYVSGLVWVLTDVTEHEKIERDRRQFVSNVSHELRTPLTSVRSYSEALADGALKDSELAVEFLGGIRRETDRMILMISDLLNLSRMDSNRQEMNLELIDFQGLVNHILDRFDMMIQSEDYVNEEYHIQRELTKSPIWVEADQDRLTQVIDNILNNAIKYSPDGGTITVRLMTTHNEAILSVQDQGLGIPQKALGHVFDRFYRVDKARSRQQGGSGLGLAIAKEVVELHHGKIWANSIENKGSTFFISLPFEPDMGEDDWE